From a single Candidatus Babeliales bacterium genomic region:
- a CDS encoding deoxyribodipyrimidine photo-lyase, translated as MKYNLSLFIFRRDLRITDNIGLQQSINRSKKIIPCFIFDPRQITNQNEYKSSNALQFMIESLQDLEKQLKKEKGKLYLFYGIAHEIVERLLKEKKIDAVFCNMDYTPFSLKRDIMIQKVCLKYNSAFHQFHDSLLTEPGEILTTQETPYQKFTPFFKKASKKNIPEPQKISAANFYIKSIEKAESITIYEKILKNKNKNILMHGGRAEGLKILKKLKNFKNYAKERNFPAIPTTHLSAHNKFGTVSIREVYHAIKKQLNSNHLLIQQLFWRDFFTHVAYYSPFVFGQAFHERYNNLKWKNNKKDFAAWKAGKTGFPIVDAGMRQLNKTGFMHNRTRMLVASFLTKDLHIDWLWGEKYFAKQLVDYDPAVNNGNWQWCASTGCDAQPYFRIFNPWTQQKKYDPDAKYIKQWIPELKNIDVKTIHQLYKKNIFVKNYPKPIVNHDEEQKLAKELYKKAK; from the coding sequence ATGAAATACAATTTATCACTTTTTATTTTTCGCAGAGATTTACGAATAACTGATAACATCGGGTTACAGCAATCAATAAACCGATCAAAAAAAATTATTCCATGTTTTATTTTTGATCCAAGACAAATCACCAATCAAAATGAATACAAAAGCTCTAATGCTCTACAATTTATGATTGAATCATTACAAGATCTAGAAAAACAGTTAAAAAAAGAAAAAGGAAAACTATATCTTTTTTATGGAATTGCGCACGAAATTGTAGAAAGATTATTAAAAGAAAAAAAAATTGATGCGGTTTTTTGTAACATGGATTATACACCATTTAGCCTTAAGCGTGACATAATGATTCAAAAAGTATGTTTAAAATATAATAGCGCATTCCATCAATTTCATGATTCTTTATTAACCGAACCTGGAGAAATACTTACTACACAAGAAACACCATATCAAAAATTTACACCCTTCTTTAAAAAAGCTTCTAAAAAAAATATTCCTGAGCCGCAAAAAATTTCCGCTGCCAATTTTTATATCAAATCAATTGAAAAAGCAGAATCAATAACGATATATGAAAAAATATTAAAAAACAAAAATAAAAATATTCTCATGCATGGTGGAAGAGCTGAAGGGCTCAAAATTTTAAAGAAACTAAAAAACTTCAAAAATTATGCAAAAGAACGTAACTTTCCTGCCATTCCAACTACTCATTTATCCGCGCACAATAAATTCGGCACGGTTTCAATTCGAGAAGTGTATCATGCCATAAAAAAACAACTCAACTCAAATCATTTACTCATTCAACAATTATTTTGGCGCGATTTCTTTACACATGTCGCCTATTACTCCCCTTTTGTTTTTGGACAAGCCTTTCATGAACGCTATAACAATTTGAAATGGAAAAATAACAAAAAAGATTTTGCAGCATGGAAAGCAGGAAAAACAGGATTTCCTATTGTGGATGCCGGCATGCGTCAATTAAATAAAACAGGATTTATGCATAATCGCACACGCATGCTTGTTGCTTCATTTTTAACAAAAGATTTACATATCGATTGGCTTTGGGGAGAAAAATATTTTGCAAAACAATTAGTAGATTATGATCCAGCAGTAAATAATGGTAATTGGCAATGGTGCGCTTCAACTGGTTGTGATGCGCAACCATATTTCCGTATATTCAATCCATGGACGCAGCAAAAAAAATATGATCCTGATGCAAAGTATATCAAGCAATGGATACCAGAATTAAAAAATATTGATGTTAAAACTATTCATCAGCTATATAAAAAAAATATTTTCGTAAAAAATTATCCAAAACCCATAGTTAATCATGATGAAGAACAAAAATTAGCAAAAGAGCTTTATAAAAAGGCGAAATAA